The sequence below is a genomic window from Paenibacillus sp. DCT19.
CCTCGGATGCCCATGCTGGCATGGCTAAGGCAAAAGTCAGTACCCCAGCCAACATGCCTGTGCTCAGCACACGTAAAAATGACTTCTTCATTCCGTTCATTCGTCCTCTCTAAGTACGGGCTACTTCCCGTCGTTATTGTTCTTCATCCCCTGTTAGAAACGCTTCGATCTCAGCCTCGAAATCTGCTCGATCTCCAAGTACCAACGTGCGGATAACGATGTCACCATCCGATTGCATCATCAGTTTCACTTTTTGGCCTGGCAAATACGCTTTGAGCAGCTCATTGATATCGGCCGCCGAAGATACACGTGTGACTCCGATACTATATAACAGGTCACCCTCTTGGATTTTGGCTTTCTTCGCTGCATTGGACAACACGCCATTTACCGTTAAAGGATCATCCGTAGGCATTCCTACGACAGTAGACCAACTTTCTTCCAGCAGTATTCCAAGACTTGCACGTTTCACCTTACCGTATTTGAAATACTGATCGATAACATATTGCACCGTATCCACCGGAATCGAAAATCCCGTGTTATCTATGCCGATTTCCGTATATTTCATCGAGTTAATACCGATAACTTCGCCCTTCAAATTGAACAATGGACCACCGCTGTTCCCTGGGTTAATGGCTGCATCGGTCTGAATTAAACGATAGTTCGCTTCTTCCACTTCGCGGTTAAGTCCACTAATCACACCAACCGTTGCTGTATTCCGCAAGGCAAATGTAACTGGTGTCCCAATCGCAATCACCGTCTCTCCGACAGAGGTCTTTGACCCTTTGGCGAATGTCGCCGGTTTGAGCGATTTGGCATTAATTTTAATGAGTGCAATATCACTGATTGGATCACTGTATGTTTTGGTAATGTTGTATGTATTGCCATCTGACGTCACAACGAGTGGATTATCTAAACCATCAACGACATGTGCATTCGTTACAATCCATCCATTCGACCGGATAATTACGCCTGTCCCATGCGCCAGATCATATTCATCGGAGGATGCGTCGCCATGTTCGTCACTTGCTTTACCAATAATGCTCACAACGGATGGAGACACCCTTTCAATGATTTTTGGGATCATCTCATTTCCTTTATAAAGATAGGTGCCCGTCTTGGCATCATATTGTCCGTTACCCCCAAGTGCCTTAACCAAGTCCGCGGAACTGACATACACTTGTCCATCAACGACTTTGGCTTTCATGCCAGCACCTGCCGGCGACTCCGCTGCTCCTGCTGCTGTTGCCACACTAATGGAAAGCACCATCGCCATCATCATGGCTATACTTTTTCTTCCTAACCTGTTCATTCTCTCACTCATCCCTTTCGGTCTATCCTCTGTTATCGGTTATGTAGCCTACTCTTTTAATCTCTTCTCTCTACCTTGTTCTGTCAGTATCCTCCAATCTATCACACAAATTATGGTTATACAATTGTTCTGAGTCCTGTTTTTCATAGAAAGTTCATTCCACTACGCTGACCTTGATCCAACAAAAAAAACACCTTCCACCATTAGCTCTGGAAAGTGCTTCGTCTGTGTTCTTATCGCTATACGCAACTACGTTAATCCGTAATCTAACTAATTGAACCATCCGGTAATCATGGCATAGTCCGTCATCAAGAAAACAAGCAAACTGACCACTGCAAATCCGATCGCAAACAGATTCTTCTTAGGTGCCCGAATCAATCGCACAACGCCTATGAAGATAATAATCGTAAACAACAGGACAAAGATATCAAATGCATTAAAATTCGATGTACTCGCCGTGGCAGCCTCTGCAAGCAACATGGATAGACAAACCTCCTCACCATAATTAAACGCACATTTAGGCAACGTCCCAATAAACAACATTTAATTCCGTATCTGAAACGCTCCAATTCACTTGTGAATCCGTGCAAAAAAGCTAACTCCTGCCCAAATATCTAACTCTATGTTAGCCGTAGCCTGCTTGTAATGCAAGCCCTATCATCCATAAAAATGAAAAAAATCCAATTCATCCGGGTATGTCTATGATGCTTGTCATATCGTATATGTAAACACTTTCATTTCGTCCTAGTGAACTTCACATAGACGGCGTACCCATGGTCAACATCTGCAAACCAGAAAAAAGCATCCCTCCCCGAAAATATGAAAGGGAGAGATGCCTTCGCTCGAAGCTCGCCAACCAGCAGTTGGTTCACATCGACTATGACAGGCTGGCTATACGCGGCGATGATTATCAGCTGGCCACCTTCCTTCAGCACATTGAGAGCGCTGCTGATTGTAGCTTACACACCGGCCGCTTCTTAGGCCACTTGAAGTAGGAGCCAGGCATTCGCCTGTTCCAAACAGTCGCTACAAGGCTTCACAATAATAATGGATAATATTGGCATCATATTCATTAGTTCCGATCGATTGTTTGCAGCATCCGTGAGAGCATCACGGCCATTTCTGCTCGGGTTGTCGCGGCATGAGGCCTGACGTGTCCCTGCTCATCTCCATTAAGAATGTTGAGGCGAATCGCTTGATTAACGGCTTCCTTTGCCCAAACCGATATGTTATCCTCGTCTACCGGCTGCCAATCGCGTGCAGGTTGTTTATACGCATTGTCCCCCACGAATGCAAGGGCTCTGGTAATGATTACGGCTAATTCTTCTCGTGTTATTGACTCATTCGGGCGGAATGTCCCATCGTTATAACCTGCAATATGTCCGCTTTGGTATGCGGTCATAACATCCACCGCGTACCACTGCCCTTGTACGTCAGAGAAGGTGGAGACGGAGCTGGAAGTGAATATACCCAGAGCCCGGTTCAGTAAAGCCGTTGCCTCCGCTCGCGTTAGCCTGCCATTTGGCTCAAAACGATCCGAACCGCGACCTTGTACTATTAATTTGGAAGCCAGCTTCTCCACGTCTTCACGCCCCCAGTGATTCTGCATATCCGCAAAGCTCACCGAACGTTCCATAACAAGATAGATTCCAGTGCCACTGTTTTGGATAATCGCTACTGTTTCTCCATTCTCGCTGGTGAAGCGCGCCAGCACATGACGCAGCTCCCCTCGCTCCTCATCCCACCGAACCACGGATGCGTTATCGAATCCAGTGACATTTCCAAGGCGTATACGTTGTTCCACAAACCTTGCGTACGGACTGGTCTCAGCATGTTGTCCATTTGCATGAAGTACAGAAATGTCCGTTTGCACCGCTCCGGCCATTACTTTTGCCTTTTGCTCAGCAATCGCGGACGCAAGTTTGGGCATTTTGTTGATGTGGCGAACGCTAATTCTTAGCCTGTCGTCCGCTTGGTTTATCTCCAGCTTGGACAGATGGATGGTGAAGTTCGTTAATCTTGTGGTGATGATGAGTGTCATGTCGGGATGAAGGGATTTAAGCCTCTCCAGCACTCGGTTCTCTATCGTAAATTGCACGTCCTCCTCGCCCACAGCCACCCTGATTATATTCGAAACGTCCTTATCCTTCGTTAGTTCAATTCTCTTCACTCCCCGAGGAGTCTCAATATCCATGTAGGGCGGCGTCGAGGTTTCCTTTTCGGGTTCTATTTGAGGCTCGGGTTCGGGATTAACGAAGCCGCCGCCTGTCCCCGTATTGTTTGAGCGAATGACCTTTACATGAAACTCTACTTCCAAGGATGTGTCTCCCTTTGTTACCGTAGCCTTCATTGTAACAGTTTGATCGCCTGTGGAATAAGACGGCCTGCGTACGAGCCCGGTCATAGGATCAATTAAGGAGGGCATCGATGACGTCCAAGAAATGGTTGTTCCGTTCGCTCCCCTAGTCTCAAGCGATAACCTGCCTTGCACCGAAGTGGCACTGTCCCCGTCCGCGTATCCGATTCTTAGATTTTGAGCGTCAAGCTCCACCGCTGTCTCATCAGTCATGTCCGCGGCATATATCATTAATTCATAGGCAGCCTCATAAACGGTTCCGTATGCTTCCACGCTCGCCGACAGCATAATCTCAGCGTTACCTTCTAAGAAGACTGGTCTTTGTATTTGCCCCGTAGCCGGATCAAGAAAACGGGTATCGGATGAACGCCATGTAATTGGCCTTCCCTTTTCGTCCATACTTGCCAATTCGATATCTCTCGTCACCGTTTCCGCGGAGTCCCCGGTAGAGTAGACTGGATACGGTGCGGCATATACAACAAGTTCAGCTGAGTACACTGTAACATCATAATTGCTAAGCTGGCCTTCAGGGTCAATCAACTCCGCTTCAACCTCATATGTGCCAACGGGGCTATTCTTATCGGCAAATGTTTTATAAATTACACTAAGGTTATCAGTTGCAACTGCGCCGATTAATTTCCCCGTCAAAACGGGATTGTCATAATTCGACCATCGTGCCACAGCGTCCACCGTTACGCTGAGCGGTGCTTGCTCGATTGTCAGTGTGCTGGGTGTCAGAGTCACATCGTAATTGTCCAGCTTTCCATTTGGATCGTTGAGTGTCGCTTCTATAGGGTACGTTCCCACATTGCTTGACTCCCCCGCCGTTGTGCCATACGTCGCAGTTATTCCATCCTGGTGCAGTACTCCTGTCAACGTACCAGTGAACACGGGGTTACTTGCCCCATACACACGGCGTGCATCATCCGCAGTTGCGCTGAGCGGCGCTTGCTCGATTGTCAGTGTGCCGGGTGTCAGAGTCACATCGTAATTGTCCAGCTTTCCATTCGGATCGTTGAGTGTCGCTTCTATAGGATACGTTCCCACATTGCTTGACTCTCCCGCCGTTGTGTCATACGTCGCAGTTATTCCATCCTGGTGCAGTACTCCTGTCAACGTACCAGTGAACACGGGGTTACTTGCCCCATACACACGGCGTGCATCATCCGCAGTTGCGCTGAGCGGCGCTTGCTCGATTGTCAGTGTGCCGGGTGATAGGGTCACATCGTAATTGTCCAGCTTTCCATTTGGATCATTCAGCGATGCTTCGATCGGATACGTTCCTGTATCACTGGCTGAGTCTGCTGCTGTTCCATACGTAGCGGTGATACCGTCCTCGTCCCGCACTCCCGTCATTGTACCAGTGAACGCGGGGTTACTTGCCCCATACAGACGGCGTGCACCATCTGCGATTGCGCTGAGCGGTGCTTGCTCAATTGTGAGTGTGCCGGGTGATAGAGTCACATCGTAATTACTCAATTTCCCATTCGGATCGTTGAGTGTCGCTTCTATAGGATACGTTCCTACATTGCTTGACTCTCCTGCCGTTGTTTCATACGTTGCAGTTATTCCATCCTGGTGCAGTACTCCTGTCAACGTACCAGTGAACACGGGGTTACTTGCCCCGTACAGACGACGTGCATTGTCTGCCGTTACGTTCAGTGGTGCTTGCTCAATTGTCAGTGTACCGGGTGATAGGGTCACATTGTAATTACTCAATTTCCCATTCGGATCGTTGAGTGTCGCTTCTATAGGATACGTACCCACAATGCTTGACTCCCCCGCCATTGTGCCATACTTCGCAGTGATACCGTCCTGTGCTCGTGTCCCCGTCATTGTACCAGTGAATACGGGATTACTTGCTCCGTACATACGAGTTGCATCTGCCGCCAACAGGGTCAACGGCCTCTTATTCACATTGAGCATGCTGGTGCCGTTAGACGGCAGATAGGTCTGATATCCAGCAAATGAAGCTGTGATGGTATAGTTGTCAGGAATAAGATCTAATGGATAATCCAATGTTGCCGTGCCGGAAGCGTTCGTTACTTCAGATCCGACCGCAATCCCATTAATCGCAAAGGATATCGGCTGGGAAGGAAGATCTGTCCCCCGGCAGTCAAGTCCGCAACCAGTTGAACCGTGTCCCCATAGTTACCAGATACCCCTGATACCGTAAGGTTCGTTGTCACGCGTTGCTCTGTAGCAACGTATGTCCGAAATCCGTATTCTGCCCCGGCTCCCCAAACATTGGCGTAGTAGGGTGCTCCTCGGTCATATACGTTACTCTGGAACATAGACCATTGCAGTTGGCCGCTTATTGACGATGTCGTCATCTTGATCGTGTACATTTTACCGGCTTCCACGTACACACCGTCTGTGAAATGAACATCTACCCAATCACCAGGAAGGCGAGCAGTCACGTGACTGCTCTCGAAACTCGCCCTACCAAGCACTGTTCCAGACATGTTCTGGCCTTCTAGAATTTCGACGGTCACCGTCATCGGAGGCGCTGATTCATTAAGCATAATTAATTCAAGATCATACATATGTCCCGTCAATCCCGCAGTAAAACTTTGTCCAACATTGTTGGATCCTCCATGGCTGGTCGGATTGTCTGGTGTGTATTGATCCAATGCATCGATGGAGGCCGCTTTCCCGTCTTCAGTGGACAGGAACAAAATAGCGAATGCGAGAGCTGCACACAGGAATAGCATATTTTTTGGAAGTATTTTCATTAAACACCCTTCTTTCTTGAGCAAAATTTCCCGTTCACCGACGTCACTTGTCGGCTCGAACACTTATTCCTAAATTGTTTTGTCTGCGTATATGTAGAGCCATTGGTTATCCAGTCTCTTTCTTCCCTTTACAAATTTATAAACACGGTTTCGCAAGTTCTAGTGACATAGCACAAGCATTCACTTCAATTATAGTAACGAACGGTAAGTATTGTCTGTCCCTTAGTATATATTAAAACACTGAGCAGTATGGATATATGTATAAGAATTAAATCAACCATTCAACCTAGCCATATCTTCATCTATGCGGTTTTTATATACTTTAGTATTAGACGGTGCGTGCTCAAATTCATAAGTGAGGGAATTACCATCGACCAACTGCTGGATCTCGACATTCACGTAGGATCTCACCCATTAACTCAATGGCTCTTTGGGTGCCAAAATACAAGCCATAAAACTAGCATAATGACTCACTTTTACGATGGTTTAGTAAATGGAGGTTGCATACCTTCTTCTTTTAGACCGATGGATCAAGCAAGCCAAGCACCGAATTCATAGATTACTAGGGTATTTGACGCCTGTTCAGCATCGCCAAGAAGCCCTTATAAAGTGGTCTGATTTAATGCTGACAATCCAAAAAAACCTCCCTCACCGTAGAAAAGGTCGTGGCTTGTCGTCCACATCCCTATTCTCAGTAAAGAAGGTTCATCAGAATACTTCGCCCTTCAGCCAGGCTTACGTGCCTTTGAGCTATATAAATTATAATTTGCTAAACGCTTATTAGTCAGCCAGTTGCAGAGCTCTGCTGCGCTCCGTATCCCGCACCAAAACAGGTTTCAGGTACTTACCGGTATAAGATGCCTCTACTTGAACAATATCCTCTGGTGTTCCCGTTGCTACGATTGTTCCGCCGCCACTGCCGCCTTCTGGCCCCAGATCAACAATATAGTCGGCTGTTTTGATTACATCCAGATTGTGCTCAATAACAAGCACGGTTTCACCGGAATCAACCAAACGGTGCAGTACGTTTAGCAATCGATCGATATCATCGACATGCAGTCCTGTCGTTGGCTCGTCCAGAATATAAATAGTCTTCCCTGTACTGCGACGGTGCAGCTCGGAAGCAAGCTTCACACGCTGAGCTTCACCACCGGACAAGGTTGTTGCCGGTTGTCCTAAATTGATGTAACCCAATCCTACATCAAGCAATGTCTGCATCTTGCGATGGATTTTTGGAATGTTCTCGAAGAATTGTGTTGCATCCTCAACCGTCATTTCAAGTACATCAGCGATGTTTTTGGATTTGTACTTCACTTCGAGCGTCTCACGGTTATAACGTTTGCCTTTGCAGACTTCACAAGGAACGTATACGTCCGGCAAGAAGTGCATCTCAATCTTGATAATTCCATCACCACGGCAAGCTTCACAGCGCCCACCTTTGATGTTAAAACTGAAGCGCCCTTTTTTGTAACCACGCATCTTGGCTTCGTTCGTCTGCGCAAACAAATCCCGAATGTCATCAAACACTCCGGTATACGTAGCCGCATTGGAGCGCGGTGTACGACCGATTGGCGACTGGTCAATATCGATGACTTTATCGATATGTTCCAAACCACGGATCTCTTTATGTTGTCCAGGACGTACACGAGCACGATTCAGGTCACGCGCCAATGTTTTGTACAAAATTTCATTAATCAGTGTCGATTTTCCTGATCCAGATACACCCGTTACGGCAGTGAACACACCAACTGGAATTTTTACATTCAGGTTCTTCAGGTTATTTTCTTTGGCTCCGCGCACTTCTAACCAACGATCACCTACACTGCGGCGTTCCGCACGTATCGGAATGAACTTCCGTCCACTGAGGTATTGACCCGTTAACGAGTTCTCGTCATTCATGATCTCTTCTGGTGTACCCTGCGACATTACGGTACCTCCGTGGATACCCGCACCAGGACCAATATCAATAATATAGTCGGCTGCCATCATCGTATCTTCATCATGCTCAACTACGATTAACGTATTTCCGATATCTCTCATATGAGCTAGCGTACTGATTAGACGATCATTATCCCGTTGATGCAGACCGATACTTGGCTCATCTAGAATGTAGAGCACACCCATCAGACTAGAACCAATCTGTGTCGCCAGTCTGATCCGCTGCGCTTCACCACCAGATAATGTTCCGGCAGCACGGCTCAGAGTGAGGTAATCCAGACCGACATTGACCAGGAAGCCCAGACGGCTATTAATTTCTTTGAGAATCAGGTTCGCAATAGCGCGTTCCTTCTCACTCAGATCCAACGTTTCAAAGAATTTACCCGCTTCTCCTATAGAGAGGCTCGTTACATATGCCATGTTATGGTCATTAATTGTGACTGCAAGACTTTCACGTTTCAAACGATGTCCTTTACATGTACCACAAGGCTTGGCGCTCATATACCCTTCAATGAATTCACGGATGCCCTCAGATGCCGTTTCACGATAGCGCCGCTCCAAATTATTTACGATGCCTTCAAAGGTCACCAGTGCTTCTTTGCGTTGTCCAAAGTCGTTCTCATAACGGAAACGAATTTTCTCTGTACCTGTACCCAGCAGCAACTTGTTCATCTGATCAGCTGGGAGGTCTTCGACAGGTACATCCTGCGGAATGTTGAAGTGTTCACATACTGACTTCAAGAACTGAGGATAGTACGTTGATGTTCCTCCTGTCCATGCATCAAATGCGCCATCTTCAATCGTTTTACTCCGGTCAGGTACTAGCAGATCCGGGTCAACGATCATTTTCACACCAAGTCCATCACATTCAGGACAAGCTCCAAATGGGCTGTTGAAAGAGAACATTCGTGGCGCGAGCTCTTCAATGCTGAATCCACACACCGGACATGCAAAATTAGAGCTGAAACGGAGTTCTTCCTCTCCGATGATATCGACGAGCAATTGTCCACCAGACAGATTAAGTGCTGTCTCTATTGAATCTGCAAGACGTGACTGAACATCTTCTTTGATGACAACCCGATCCACGACAACTTCAATCGTGTGTTTCTTATTTTTCTCCAATTGGATATCTTCCGACAGTTCACGCATCTCGCCATTTACCCGTACACGGACAAATCCTTGTTTGGATATATCGGCAAATACACTTTTATGCTCGCCCTTACGTCCAGAGATAATCGGTGCCAAAATCTGCAATCGAGTTCTTTCCGGATACTGCATGACACGATCGACCATCTGCTCCACCGTCTGCGATGTAATTTCTACGCCGTGATCCGGGCAATGAGGATGTCCAACACGTGCAAATAATAGACGTAAATAGTCATAAATCTCGGTTACCGTTCCCACGGTTGAACGTGGATTACGACTAGTCGTTTTCTGGTCAATCGAGATCGCTGGGGAGAGTCCTTCAATAGAATCCACATCCGGTTTCTCCATTTGTCCTAGAAACTGCCGTGCATAAGCAGATAATGACTCTACATATCGCCGCTGACCTTCTGCATAGATCGTATCAAAAGCCAGCGAGGACTTGCCTGAGCCGCTCAGACCTGTCAATACAACAAAACGGTCACGCGGAATGGTAATATCAATGTTCTTTAGGTTGTGTGCTCGTGCACCTTTGATGACAATATTCTCGCTAGCCAATGTGTATCCACCCTTTCAAAAATCAATATCGTGTTGCGAACCCTCCCAAACCCTCCCTTCCTAGGAAGAGCCCCATAGGGCTCAGCCCTATGGACAGCCGAAACAAGCGGTGCATTGGCGGTGGGTCGGGTCTTGCTATGTGAAGGTATATCGTGCGCCCCCGATTCTGCACTAGATTCCAACCTATTGCCGGAATCTAGTGCAGTCGCTCTACTACGAGGGGACGCTCGCGGCTTTGCCTCGTTCACGGTAGGTCGCCATTGCCTTCGGCTCGGCTCCCCTCTACGATCGGGACGCATGATTTCCATATGCTTTCCTATAAACCTTTTAACCAAATTCAACTTTTCTACTAGTATAGCCGTGAAGAGAACATTCCAACATGTCTATTTATCGGCAATCCATACTATTTTCCTTACTGAACAAGAGAACGGCCCATAGGCCGTTCTCTTGTTGCAAATCCTTCTTTACGAACATGTCTGTAATTGTTGCGTTATTGTTCGATTGCCTACTCTGCGCGTAGTTCCAACAGTGCGTCACGAAGCTCAGCAGCACGCTCAAACTGCAAGTTTTTCGCTGCATCTTTCATCTCTACTTCTAGGCGCTGTATAAGCGACTGACGTTCCTTCTTGGACATTTTCTCTGCAGCGCCTGTAAGGAATTCGTTCTTCGATTCGGCAACCTTCGTTGCCTCAATCACATCACGTACCTTTTTGCGAATCGTCTGTGGTGTAATGCCGTGTTTCTCATTGTAGGCCATCTGGATTTCACGACGGCGCTCCGTCTCTTTGATTGCCTTATCCATAGAATCCGTCACTTTGTCACCATAAAGAATAACTCGACCATCACTATTCCGCGCCGCACGTCCAATGGTCTGAATCAGAGAACGCTCGGAACGAAGGAATCCTTCCTTATCCGCATCTAGGATCGCAACCAAGGATACCTCAGGTAGATCCAATCCTTCCCGCAGCAAGTTGATGCCGATTAAGACATGGAACGTACCAAGCCTTAGATCACGCAGAATCGACATCCGCTCTAGTGTCTTGATCTCAGAGTGAAGATATCGAACTTTAATGCCGATCTCTTTCAGATAGTCAGTTAGATCCTCAGACATCTTCTTCGTCAACGTCGTGATTAACACACGTTCGTCTTTGGCAATGCGGTCATTGATCTCTGCAATCAGATCATCAATCTGTCCCTTCGTTGGGCGCAGCTCGATAATTGGATCAAGTAGACCCGTAGGACGAATAATCTGCTGTATCATCATATCGGTATGCTCAATCTCATATGGACCTGGCGTAGCCGATACGTAGATAATCTGATTCATCTTCTCTTCAAACTCATCGAATTTGAGTGGACGATTATCGAGCGCAGATGGAAGCCGGAATCCGTGTTCAACCAGAACCGTTTTCCTCGCTTGGTCACCGTTATACATTGCACGAATCTGTGGCAACGTTACGTGAGACTCATCCACCACGATCAACATGTCATCTGGAAAATAATCCATCAGTGTATACGGCGTATCTCCACGTTCACGGAAGGTCAGTGGTCCGGAATAGTTCTCGATTCCTGAACAGAAGCCCACTTCCTTCATCATTTCAATATCATAACGTGTACGTTGTTCCAGTCGCTGAGCTTCCAACAACTTCCCTTGTTCGCGAAGCACTTCAAGGCGTTCTTCAAGTTCACGTTCAATGTTGACCAATGCAACCCGCATCGTCTCTTCTTGGGTTACGAAGTGAGATGCTGGGAAGATCGCAATATGTTCACGTTCTCCTACTAGTTCTCCGGTCAATACATCAATCTCGGTAATCTTCTCAATCTCATCACCAAATAACTCGACCCGAATCGCATGTTCACCTTTAGAAGCTGGGAAAATCTCAATGACATCACCGCGTACACGGAACGTACCCCTTACAAAGTTAATATCGTTCCGCTGATACTGTATTTCTACCAAACGGGACAAAATCTGATTACGCGGTTTCTCCATACCTACCCGCAATGACAATAACATGCTGGAGTAAGCAGACGGCGAACCTAAACCATAAATGCAGGACACGCTGGCTACAATGATGACATCCCTACGTTCAAATAATGAACTCGTTGCTGCGTGACGCAGTTTGTCGATCTCTTCATTGATGCTGGAATCCTTCTCGATATACGTATCCGAGGACGGAATATACGCCTCCGGCTGGAAGTAGTCATAATAGCTGACGAAGTACTCAACCATATTATTAGGAAAGAAATCTTTGAATTCACTCGCAAGCTGAGCTGCCAACGTTTTATTATGGGCAATAATCAGCGTTGGACGTTGAAGCTTCGCAATGGTCTGTGCAATGGTAAATGTCTTACCTGTACCGGTTGCACCCAGTAGTGTCTGATACCTCTTTCCTTCCCGAACACCCTGAACCAATTGTTCAATGGCTACAGGCTGGTCACCTTGGGGAGAAAACTCAGACTCGATTTCGAACGTTTTGTCACTCATTACAATATCGCTCATTGCCGTATCTCACCCTATCGTCTAAAATAATAGTCACTTATATATTGTCGAAGTTCCCCGAAATTTTATATGGGAAAACTTATAGGCATAGGAATATTTGTTCCCGTTAGATTATACCTCGTTCGTTCAAGTGATGCAAACGTGAAGTGAAGACAGGAGTGGGTTAATTTATGGATATTGCGACACTTATCGGCATCATTGCCGGGATTGCCGCAGTCATCGGCGGTTTTTTGTGGGAAGGCGGCCAAGTTTCTGGGTTGTTACAAAAAACAGCTGCATTAATTGTATTTGGTGGAACAATCGCTGCCGTCGTTGCTAGCTTCCCGGCTAACCGGTTACGTACAATTCCGGCTGCACTGCGCATGGCCTTTGGACGGAAAGACAACGAATCAAGCCAGTGGGTCGACGAACTGGTGGACATGTCAACCATCGCCCGCCGCTCAGGCGTGCTCGCCTTAGAACGTAAAGTAACCGATCACCCACATCCATTTTTAAGAGACGGCATTCAAATGGTTGTTGACGGTACCGATCAAGATGTCATTCGGCAGATCATGGAGATGGAGATTGATTCTGTTGAACAGAAACATGATGGGTATGCCAAAATTTTTGAAGCTGCTGGTGGTTATGCACCGACCATGGGGATTATCGGTACCGTAATGGGTCTAATCCAAGTACTAGGAAGTCTAACTGATCCGACAGGACTTGGCCCTGCCATCGCTGTTGCCTTCACAGCCACTTTATATGGTGTAGCGAGTGCCAATCTAATCTTTTTACCCATCGCTTCCAAGATTAAATCCCG
It includes:
- the uvrB gene encoding excinuclease ABC subunit UvrB; the encoded protein is MSDIVMSDKTFEIESEFSPQGDQPVAIEQLVQGVREGKRYQTLLGATGTGKTFTIAQTIAKLQRPTLIIAHNKTLAAQLASEFKDFFPNNMVEYFVSYYDYFQPEAYIPSSDTYIEKDSSINEEIDKLRHAATSSLFERRDVIIVASVSCIYGLGSPSAYSSMLLSLRVGMEKPRNQILSRLVEIQYQRNDINFVRGTFRVRGDVIEIFPASKGEHAIRVELFGDEIEKITEIDVLTGELVGEREHIAIFPASHFVTQEETMRVALVNIERELEERLEVLREQGKLLEAQRLEQRTRYDIEMMKEVGFCSGIENYSGPLTFRERGDTPYTLMDYFPDDMLIVVDESHVTLPQIRAMYNGDQARKTVLVEHGFRLPSALDNRPLKFDEFEEKMNQIIYVSATPGPYEIEHTDMMIQQIIRPTGLLDPIIELRPTKGQIDDLIAEINDRIAKDERVLITTLTKKMSEDLTDYLKEIGIKVRYLHSEIKTLERMSILRDLRLGTFHVLIGINLLREGLDLPEVSLVAILDADKEGFLRSERSLIQTIGRAARNSDGRVILYGDKVTDSMDKAIKETERRREIQMAYNEKHGITPQTIRKKVRDVIEATKVAESKNEFLTGAAEKMSKKERQSLIQRLEVEMKDAAKNLQFERAAELRDALLELRAE
- a CDS encoding flagellar motor protein encodes the protein MDIATLIGIIAGIAAVIGGFLWEGGQVSGLLQKTAALIVFGGTIAAVVASFPANRLRTIPAALRMAFGRKDNESSQWVDELVDMSTIARRSGVLALERKVTDHPHPFLRDGIQMVVDGTDQDVIRQIMEMEIDSVEQKHDGYAKIFEAAGGYAPTMGIIGTVMGLIQVLGSLTDPTGLGPAIAVAFTATLYGVASANLIFLPIASKIKSRGAEDIQLMEMILEGVLAIQNGENPQLVRKRLESFTLTHREITQPVLKEGFDESAQ